The stretch of DNA TTTGTCCGAGTTCTGATTAGGATTTCAACTGATTTATCTAGATTTTTATTAGAATTCCAATTGACGGACTAAGAAAACATTGTTGGCTTTAgaaatagtagagatagagatggaGATAGATACTTCGCCTTTGGTACTTGCCCGAGCGAACTGATTCTCTGATACAAATAGTGATGTGGATTGTCTTGAGGATCCTATCGAAACACACACATTACTAGCTAGTTCTCGTTGTTGTGTTGCaattaaagaaaaagaaatctccTTTAATTTGATTGAAGGTCCACCACAGTTCGTACAACCCCAACACTTTACCTCACTCGATCACAAAAAACTTGTACAAAAATAAGTCGAATATGAGTAGAATCCTGCAGGTCCAAATTAAGCGTATGCGCACGCACTGTCGCGTCCGTATCCGTACATGCAGGCAACTGATCTATACGAGCTCGATCGATCAGCACTCGACTCCGCACGGCTTGAGGATGGGGCCCTTGGCCTTGGGGATGAAGGGGTCGATCCTAACCCAGACGAGCGAGAAGATGGAGGCGAGGAGGATGGACCAGAGCACGACGATGGTGGGCGTCCGGTTCTGCCTCCCCATGAGCCCCTTGAGGAAGGGGTAGAGGTGGACGATGAcccagaaggagaagaagagctTGCCGAAGAGCGGGCCCCAGGAGCCGTAGCCGTTGTTGACGGCGTCGGAGACGCCGGCGACGATGCCGACCATGTTGATGATGATGAGCGTGGTGGGGGGCACCAGCAGGGTGGTCCACTTGAAGAGGTAGAGCTCGCCGAAGGCGTCCGTCTCGTCGGCGGCCGCCTTGGAGGTGACGGTGAAGTTGGTGTCCACGCCGCCCAGCACCTTGAGCAGGCCCTGGAACACGGCGAAGAGGTGCGCCGAGACGCCGCCGATGACCCAGAACTGCTCGTTCCGCCACCAGTCCTCGATGCTCACCCCGCTCCACCTCAGCTCCAGCACGCCCGTCGCGATGATGGACAGGAACAGCGCGATGAACCAGATGCTGGCCAGGTTGTTCAGCTGCAATGCAATTAATCAACGATCGATGTTAATATATAATTCAGTTAACATCTTGGAATTGGAATAAATAAAATGTACTCGATCACGCACCGTGGGGATGATGAACTTGCCGGTGAGGAGGCAGACGGCGGGGATGGTGCAGTAGGCGAGGAGCGGGATGGAGGTGAAGGGGTAGACGATGGTGTTGGTGTAGGCGAAGCGCTCCAGCCACTTGAGGCGGCCGCCGTAGGCGTACCAGAGCGGGCAGTGGCGGCTCATGAAGATCTCCACGGAGCCCAGCGCCCAGCGCAGCACCTGGTGGAGACGGTCGGACAGGTTGATCGGCGCCGAGCCCTTGAacgccggccgcgccggcgtgcAGTACACCGACTTCCACCCGCGGCAGTGCATCTTGAACCCAGTAAGGATGTCCTCTGTCACGGACCCGTAGATCCACCCGATCTGGAACAAGTTTCCGTTTAAATAAACGCACATGAATCCCGCTCATCAACCGTGCACCAGTGGTCTAGTGGTAGAATAGTACCCTGCCACGGTACAGACCCGGGTTCGATTCCCGGCTGGTGCATATTATTCTTTTTTTGCTATTATTACGCAAAATTTCAGTTAATATCAATTACCTCCTTGCCCCACTCGGTCTTCTCCTCGTAGCCGCAGCTGATGACGTGGATGGCCTCCTTGATGAGCgcggcggggtcggcggcggcgccctgcggGAGCCCGCCGTCCTCGACGAGCGTGGAGGCGATGAACACCGGCGACTGGCCGAAGCGCTTCTCGAAGCCCTTCTGCGACATGAGCGAGGAGCGGTCCAGCTCCTCGTACCCCTCCAGGCCCTCCTCGATCTCCTCCAGCTCGAACGCGGCGCGCTGCTGGTGCTTCTTGCTGTAGAGCCCGGCGCCGCCCTTCTTGGCGCCTAGCTTGTCCTTCTTGCCGCCGCGCTTCCTGTAGAAGCCGAGCAGGCCGCGGCGCGGCTCGTCGGCGCCGGAGTCGGCGCCACCGCCCTTGTTCTTGCCGCGGCGCTGGtgcttgctgccgccgccgaagcagcagcagcagcagcaccaggacGGCCAGCAGTCGCACGTCATCTTGGGCCTCTTCTCCGGGCGCGGCGGGTCGTAGCCGTAGAGCGcctggcggttgaagacgcagCCGGTGCCGACGTAGACGGGGCCCTGGATGCCGTCCAGCCCCTTCATGTTGATGTCGAAGAAGACGACGTTGCGGTTGGCGTAGCGGTCGTGGCGGTCGATGCCGTCGAAGCGCTGCGGGAACTGGACGTAGCAGAGCTTCCTCCCCAGCTGCGGGTCCATGAGGAAGCACATGGCCTCGCGCACCGCCTTGCTGTTGTTCACGTAGTGGTCGCAGTCGAGGTTGAGGATGAAGGGCGCGTTGGTGAGCACGGCCGACACCCGCACCAGCGCGTTCATGGCGCCCGCCTTCTTGTGGTGGTTGTACCCGGGGCGCTTCTCCCGGGACACGTACACCAGCCGcggcagctcgcggccctcCACGTCGAGCGCGCCCTGGCTGCCCAGGTACACCTGGATCATGCCCGGGTGGTCGCGCGTGTTGTTCCCGGGCCACGGCGTGCCGTCCTGCATCACCCACCCCTCCTCGGGCTTCTTCTGCGCCTTGGCCACCAGCGCGTTGACGCGCACCTTGAACTCCTCGTACTCGCGCTTCATGGCGCGCCGCTCCTTGACGAAGGTCGGCTGCACCTTGTCCTTGAGGTAGTCCATCTTCTGGGAGAAGTAGAACTCGGGCGCGCGGGGCTCCACGCCGAACTTCTTGCAGAAGGGCACCCAGCGCCGCGCGAACTCGGCCGTCTCCGACAGCGTGTCGAAGAGCAGCATGGAGGCGCCGTCGTCGGAGACGTAGCAGCTGGCGCGGTCGACGGGGTAGTCGACGGCGAGGATGGAGAGCACGGTGTTGGCGGTGATCAGGGGGGGCTCCTTGAGCGGGTCCACCGTGCTCACGAAGAAGTCGATCGGGGCCAGCCGGCACGCCTCGCCCTCGCGGTCGTACCGGAGGGCCAGCCGGTCCAGGTACGTCTCGCGGGTCACGGGGGCCCACTTGGGGAGCTGGTCCAGGATCCACGACAGCGCGAACCAGAGCTCGCACACCACGGACGCCAGCCACAGCGGCACCGCgtccgtcgccggcgtcgtgaTCCGGAACTTGAGGAAGAAGCACAGCACCACCAGGCGGAGGACGATGACGATGCGGTACGGGTTGATCTGGCTCGACGGGATCGGGACCTTGCGCCACAGAGGCTGCCGGGCCTCGGCCAGCCTTTTTTTTGGTTTAATTTAATTATTAGCAGTGTTGCATGCGTTGTGATATGATTCAGCAGAAGAATGAAATGGAATTGCTTTAGTGCTAGCTAGCTTGCTCTGCTTACAGCATGTACTCGTCGTCGTTCttttcgtcgtcgtcgtcgctgtcgtcgtgGTTGAGCTTGCCCCTCTTCTCCTGCTTGGTCTTCCACTTGTCGATGCGGTCCTTCCACTCCATGCTCCCGGCTTCCatctccctctcggcctccagGTCCTTGCCGGCCACTGCATGCGACACacagtttattttttttatttgttggcGCCACACTATAGTACTACTACTTGCACACATCGATCTTAGTATTACTTGCAACCAGCTGCCTACATAGTACATACACCGATCACTACTCACCGCTTCCGGTGAAGGAGGAGAGCGTCTGGCCTCCCGTCCGCCACCTCTGCGGCGGCTGCTCCCCGTTCTCCGAGTAGACGTCGAAGGCGACGGGCTCGTGGGGCTTCTTGCCGGGGCTCTTGGCGGCGGGGAACTCCTCCTCCAGGTCGTCCATCTCCGGGCCGTCGTCCTCGTCCCCTTCCACCCTCGGGCACCCTGCAGCACGATCAATAATGGATCacgcaatgcaatgcaatgcagacGTGGTTGGCGTTGGCGGCGTCACCAGCTCGATCGATCAACTGACCTTTCTGGCGCTTGTAGCGGGTGTTGCACTGCGGGCAGCGCTGCGTGCCGTCGCTGCGCTCGTACTCGTAGCAGGGCCGGCACACGGGGAAGCCGCACTCGGCGCACGCCACGAAGGGCTGCCCGTCCTCCCGCGCCCCGACCTCGTCCCCGCACACGCGGCACGTCCTCACGTCCGCGCCGCTCCGGGCGGCCTCCGCGTCGCGGCCGCGCACGACGTGCAGCTCGCCCCGCATGTGCGACCCCGCcgcgaggccgccggcgtccatggCGATCGAgcaggaggggggaggggagtGGTGAGGTATCGGTGAAGGGACGCGGGAGTGGCTGGCAGGGTGATATAGCTGGCGTGGTGACTGGTGAGGAGCCAGGAggctccgcggcgggcgggTAAGGTGGCGGGGTGGCGTCCCGCACCAACCGTGGGTTGGGGAGTCCGGTCGGGTCCGGCGTTGATTAGAGCACAAGCCAAGGCAAAGGCAGGTGCGTGACAAGCACAGCAGGGCTCGCTTCGGCAGCAAGGCGGTGCGCCGATCGCTCGCAGTGACCGTGAAGCAAACGAGCCGACGGGCGTGCGTGCGTGCCCGCCCGGGGAAATTTCCTGTCCAAATCAGGGGTGGATCGGAGGTCGCCAGGGCGTGCGAGCGCGAGAGGCAGCCGGATGAAGCAAACCGGTGGTTCGCCGTGACGCCTCAGCGTCGTTTGTACGATGGCGAGCAgcaagcttgtgtgtgtgtgtgacggTGAAGTCAGTGCGTGTATAAATGGCAGGTGGTAGGACGGGACACCCCTCCGAGATGAAACGAGACGTGCTCTAGGCAAGGTTGGCGCGATCACAACGCCGACAAAACAATACGGCCTTTCCGGAGAAGTGATATTTCGTTCGCTACAGCGCAAACAAGCAAGAAAGAAACCCAAGTAATCTGCCTCCTCTTCAAAAGCTCTCATCAAGCACCGACGCAACAAGGGCAAAAGTGTTGGTTTGGCGACTATCTTGCCGTCAGGGCAGGACACACTAACccgcaaaaaataaaaatgtatgtgtgtgtgggttggggggggggggggtggtgtGCGGCAGGACACACTAGCAGAAAGAAGCACAATGCCACGGCAAGCAAAGCTCGAGGTTGAAAACATGGATATGGAATGTAACAATCTGGGAACGAAATGGCTCATCTGGGTTGTTGAATCAGGGCATATTAAGATTGAAATTTAGTGCCATACAAAGTCGCCAATGTCTTTCCAGCATCTCTTTCTTGCACTACATTAGCTATCTGAGAGACACATAACATCATAACAGATGGGAAAATTGCCTCGGGCATAGCTGAGGCTGTCGAATGAAAGTAGATACCGAGAAGGCTATCCAATCCAAGCCACGGCCTTCATGATGCGCACCTTACACGGTGTACCGTCCACCTCTGCTCGGCTTCTCTCTTCTGGAGTCATCCTGCATATGTGAGGCATCGAGTTGGAGTGAATTCAGTGCAAATACTTGATATTTTCTCAAcagtgttttttttatttaaaaaaatgtgaaatGCGGAGCAAATAAGGGACGAATCTGAATGCATACATGGAAAGTGTAGGTGATCTTGTCATTGTAGTCGATAACATCCTTCCATTTCTTGCCAATGTTTACCTGCACAATAAAGGGAACAAGTCAACACAGCACATCAATACCATCGAGATATTAGAAAATGGCAATGGAAAACTTCAAAGGTTGCAGATGGGAGCTCTCAATGGATAACAATGCCCAACAGAAGATTGACTAAAACTATAGGGAGAAGTTCAAGCATTACAAAATGATCACTTAGGAAAGGTTTTTGGGCTTCTTTCTTCAAGTATTCCTTGTTGAATGCATACATGATGGGAAATTGTTCACACAACAATTTTATAAACATACACAGCACGCACAAATGCAACATGTACAATTTCCTACATTATCGCATTAAATAAAGAAACCAAGTAACCACTTTCACGCAATATCTGCCCACTCAATAAGCTGTTTCGAACCCTATATCCCTGCACAACCAAATAGCATGCACAAAAACTCCTGGCAAACTATATAGTTCTCTTTCAGAGGGAGATGGTTTGGGTTACATCCCTTTTCAAGAAAGAAAGCAATTTTGCAGCTTTAATTGATAGCACATGTCTGGTAGAACTAGTGTTGGAAATCACTCCCTCTCTTGAGTGTTTATCATAAACACACTAGCTTTTTTCTCTTGGTGACACGCACACAAGCACAAAACCGACATAAGTAGTTTTTGGTCAATGCGGTCAATCTAGCCCTCATTGTTTTTTCACATATATTGCGGATACAAGGCGGCGCACACCTGCCCATGATATCCTCCTAATTAATGCAGTCAATGTCCATATGATCTACATATTGTTCTCATTAACTAGAAGCTGAAATCTATCTAGCACTACGAATGAATCTTGGCACTAGCTGAACATCAACACAGTCTAGTAACGAGATTGATGATAGCAACTAGAACACCTGTCCAACCAAAAACAGACTTAGAATGCAATCAAACATGGAACCTTCAAGAGAACTGCAATAATACATAACTTCTACAATTAACTAGCTAACACCAACGTTTCAAAGGGGGCAAGGCCACCCAAGGCGAGCTGTGTACGCCTTATCGCCTAGGCGGTGCCTAGGTGACAAGGCGTGAGTGTTACCAAAGAAAACTGCCTAGGCAACAAGGCATCTATGTtttcaaggcgtcgcctaggcgacaaggcagTGGTGGCTCACCTCACCTAAGGTGTCGCCTTAGCgtgcctaggcgtcgcctagacaataaggcggcggcggctcgccttgCCTTAACGCTTTAAAAACACTGCAAGGTATAACTTTTCCCCAAAGCAAACTGGGTCCACCTGGATGCCTAGGCAACGCCATTGTAACACTGGCTATCATGCCACTGCAGCGATAATACAAAAGCTTCTACCAGAACTGAACCCAACAAAGGAAGCAGCAGTAACTATGTATAGAGAGATGTATTCTAGAAGGCAGCACAGCGGCTAGGGATTTGCACAGCTTATTGACAATATTGGCTGGAAGAAAACAGTGAACTATATAAACCTACTTTCCCCTTTATCAAGATACAAACCAAAACACTATGGCATATAAGAAAATATTGAGTATCAAAACTGACTACAGAATTAGAGTGACTTTCAATACCAACCTGGACAGCTTCATTGCTGGCAGTCTTAGTCCATAATGCGAGTTTATCTCCTCTCTGACGGGCACTAGCAACAATTCCACAGATGTCCTCAGTTTCATCAAACTGCTCTCCAATAAGAGCCATCAACTGCATGTTCAAATAGTTATTCAAAAGCATTCCTTCAATAAATACTTCTCAGGTAAGATTAGCTTCAGGCTAATCCATAAGAACTTCCGAGCACCTGACCATTAGAAATAAGAATAAGAAAGATGTACCGTTTCAAGCCACATGGTCTCAAAGGTTGCCTTTCTGTTGCATGGGACAGTCCATTTGCCACCATTTGCACACTCTGGGTCTTCCCATTTTGGCTCCACTCCAGCCTTGAACAGATGAAAATCAGCATTCCCAATCAACTTGCTTGGACGGAAAATCTGGTCGTACAAGCTACGCCAAGAAAGAAGGGATCCATAAGTACACAGATTCCATAGAATCAAATTAAAAGGTGTTAGTAAAAAATAGTACCAAAAAAAAGCTTAACATTACATAAATATAAGACttcataaaaaaaaacatgttgtATAAGTATTGTAATCATTGATAGCTATTGCTCATTAGTCTCTATCcctactatttctaaagcaaccAATGATTCCTTGGTCCGTCAATTGGAATCCTCATTGGAACCCGGACAAATCAATCAGAATCCAGACAAATCAATCAGAATCCCAATCGGAACCCAGACAATCAATGCCTTGCATGATCACAGCACGGCCTGTACAAGGAGTGAACGAGCACAAAATTGGTAGTATTACGTAGGTATATTATATTACCCGTAGCAACACACGGGCACTATGCTAGTTAAGGCAACTAAGAGGTCAACTCTTTTAAGGCTAAAACTAAGAGGTTAACTCTTTCTATAAGTAACAAGGCCACGAGTCTAATGCAAGCCAGAACATGTCTACTTTTTATACGATTGAAAAGGTAGGTTAGGTCATCAAAGACCAATGGAAGAAATTCAGCGACGATTCATTCTGTATATCCAACACGCCAATATGCTCAAACCAGGAATAACATAGTACAATTATCAGCAGTTGATTCATTATAGTTCACCGTGGAAACTTCAACTGACACACCACACCGAGCTTAATATGATAGAAAACAACTCTTTACCTACAAGGATAAATCCCTCCTTTCTTGATGGGTATTGTAGAATCTCCCCTATTGCTATACTTCATTTGCTATAATAACAACTCTACCACCATATCTTCACTAAAAACACAGGGGACGTCTCaagtgaaaaataaaaaacagcCAAACGCAATCAACAATCAGCACTATTCCGATGCAAACAGCAGAAAACAATATCATGAACAGACAACTAACATATTTCATCATCTATACCATAGTTTCAGATTCCGTTGGCTCTAAGGTAATCTAGAATCCGATCTACTCCAGAGATCATTCCCACCGCCACATGGCCTCTAAAACACGCACAGAAACTGATGACCAGGAACCAGCTCGGCATCCAGATCAGATCCGAGCGGAGCGGATCCGGAAGGGGGCGTGGGTGAAGAGGGGAGGCGCCCGCTCACGTACCTCCAGAACTCCTCGACGGTGTCGAAGGTGTAGGCCTTTTTGAGGGAGGTGCCCCACGCAGCGCCGGGCTTGGGCTTCGACTGGATGTCGTACCAGAACGTCCACTGCCGGTGCAGCTTGTGCGGCCCCTTGGCCTCcgcagcggcgccgccctcggtcGCCGCGACCTCCGGGGTCGTCGCCGCAACAGCCGCCGGCGCGGTGTCAACCTCCGCcatgtcgcgccgccgccgccgccgcttttcGAGGGTTTTTTGGGGGAGAGGGTGAGGTGTGGGGATAGCCGATACGAGAGGGAGGAGACAGAGAGAGGTTGCGGCTGTCGAAGAGGCGTGAAGGGGAAGGAGGGTTCGGCCTTTTTGGGGAGTGACAGAAGTCGGCGCGTGTGAAGAAGAGGCGTGCGCGTTTTGATTGGGCTCCGGCCcagtggccttgtttggtttttctAGCACGCACGCATccaaaaaaaatctcgcatgcatgaaacactaaatgaagtctatttgcaaaatttttttagggatggctgtaacttttcgcgacgaatctaatgacggtaattaatcgatgatttactacagtggtgctacagtaactatcctctaatcgcgcggtcaaagacctcgttagattcttcagggtcactagcgcgggggttctgaagttggttttataaactggctttgtttgacaccgtaattaacggtcaaaatTTACTATTCATAGCGCTAGAATTTATCCAAACAAGGCCAGTTTATTGTTGAATTGCAGCAAACGGGTATATTTTTTTTCCAGCTCGCTTACACCTTGATGATCGGGATCTCGGGGATGGATAGATGAATCACTGATTTCCCTTGAGTATACATCTGACATAATTCTATTTGTTCCTCAATAAATACTATGGCATTTTTTTTGAGATCGTACACGGATGAAGTAACAAATAAATGATTACGAAAGTCTAAGAGCATCTCTAGCAGTTTGACAAATCGAGTtgacatctttgatttttgtcaaaaatattaaaaatactcctccaacagtttggcaaaagacttgacAATTTTTGATAAtttgggaaaaaccagcctccagcacgtaaatatacgcgcgcgatGCGCGGTTgacatcgtggtttctagtcaggtgggagaagggttcctgatttaagttttcaagatgTGGAagagcataaatataattttgtttttctctcagtgttcctgatgtaagttagatctgagtttggcaagtgaattatgccaaactgttggagataagctcttttttATTTAGCATATCTTTTTAAAAATtagcaaaacacaagatatgccaaataaaatatggcaaactgttggagatgctctaagtgaCTGTTTAAGAGGGCTTTTCCCAAAACAGTTTCATCGGTGATGACAAAGTCTGTGAAGTAAAAAAATTATGGTTTTATCCAGCTTCTAGTTAATTTTTTTACTTTGtcttataaaataattttacgCTACGTGTCTTGATTTGCACAAAAATAGTGAAGCTGAAACCGATAAAAGTCCTTGTAACCGGACCTTAACATTTTAATGTGATGCGATACCTTAttttataaaagagcataaacgAATAgctaaaaagaagaagaaaatcacaaacaatgaaGGAAATTAAAAATGGTTGGAGAAACCTCCAACCCGGGCAATAATACTCCGATGGCAATAGATATTCTAACGGGGAGAGATTTTCACATGGAGCTAGAGCTAGAAGAAGGTTCGTGGGAGATTGCTAGCTGATGGTAAACATAAGTGATGGACAAGATGGCAAGGCAGTACCCCCAAACACTAGGATGCTAACAATGGGTGGTGGAGGGGGCAGTCAAGGTGGTGTCCAGTGGACGGCGTCGTGTTCGTGGAATAAGTTTGCCAATGTTTAGAGTCCGGCCTTTGATTTGTATAGGTGTGTTTGGtggcttgaagctcctgtgTGCAGTCTCGCACCCCTGGTGGTGTTGTTCTGTCCGGAAGAGGAAGATAAACGGTAGGGTTCTTCTTGTAATTTCCGCTTTGCTCAGGGACTTTTCTGTAGCACTGAGATGTACTGTGCTACTTCTGTTTTAATACAGGTTGCATCTCTTTCTAAAAAAAGGTGTTGTCTA from Panicum virgatum strain AP13 chromosome 9K, P.virgatum_v5, whole genome shotgun sequence encodes:
- the LOC120650828 gene encoding eukaryotic translation initiation factor, which produces MAEVDTAPAAVAATTPEVAATEGGAAAEAKGPHKLHRQWTFWYDIQSKPKPGAAWGTSLKKAYTFDTVEEFWSLYDQIFRPSKLIGNADFHLFKAGVEPKWEDPECANGGKWTVPCNRKATFETMWLETLMALIGEQFDETEDICGIVASARQRGDKLALWTKTASNEAVQVNIGKKWKDVIDYNDKITYTFHDDSRREKPSRGGRYTV
- the LOC120650827 gene encoding cellulose synthase A catalytic subunit 7 [UDP-forming]-like; its protein translation is MDAGGLAAGSHMRGELHVVRGRDAEAARSGADVRTCRVCGDEVGAREDGQPFVACAECGFPVCRPCYEYERSDGTQRCPQCNTRYKRQKGCPRVEGDEDDGPEMDDLEEEFPAAKSPGKKPHEPVAFDVYSENGEQPPQRWRTGGQTLSSFTGSVAGKDLEAEREMEAGSMEWKDRIDKWKTKQEKRGKLNHDDSDDDDEKNDDEYMLLAEARQPLWRKVPIPSSQINPYRIVIVLRLVVLCFFLKFRITTPATDAVPLWLASVVCELWFALSWILDQLPKWAPVTRETYLDRLALRYDREGEACRLAPIDFFVSTVDPLKEPPLITANTVLSILAVDYPVDRASCYVSDDGASMLLFDTLSETAEFARRWVPFCKKFGVEPRAPEFYFSQKMDYLKDKVQPTFVKERRAMKREYEEFKVRVNALVAKAQKKPEEGWVMQDGTPWPGNNTRDHPGMIQVYLGSQGALDVEGRELPRLVYVSREKRPGYNHHKKAGAMNALVRVSAVLTNAPFILNLDCDHYVNNSKAVREAMCFLMDPQLGRKLCYVQFPQRFDGIDRHDRYANRNVVFFDINMKGLDGIQGPVYVGTGCVFNRQALYGYDPPRPEKRPKMTCDCWPSWCCCCCCFGGGSKHQRRGKNKGGGADSGADEPRRGLLGFYRKRGGKKDKLGAKKGGAGLYSKKHQQRAAFELEEIEEGLEGYEELDRSSLMSQKGFEKRFGQSPVFIASTLVEDGGLPQGAAADPAALIKEAIHVISCGYEEKTEWGKEIGWIYGSVTEDILTGFKMHCRGWKSVYCTPARPAFKGSAPINLSDRLHQVLRWALGSVEIFMSRHCPLWYAYGGRLKWLERFAYTNTIVYPFTSIPLLAYCTIPAVCLLTGKFIIPTLNNLASIWFIALFLSIIATGVLELRWSGVSIEDWWRNEQFWVIGGVSAHLFAVFQGLLKVLGGVDTNFTVTSKAAADETDAFGELYLFKWTTLLVPPTTLIIINMVGIVAGVSDAVNNGYGSWGPLFGKLFFSFWVIVHLYPFLKGLMGRQNRTPTIVVLWSILLASIFSLVWVRIDPFIPKAKGPILKPCGVEC